A genomic region of Pseudomonas abietaniphila contains the following coding sequences:
- the dgoD gene encoding galactonate dehydratase: MKITKLTTFIVPPRWCFLKVETDQGVTGWGEPVVEGRAHTVAAAVEELSDYLIGKDPRNIEDIWTVLYRGGFYRGGAIHMSALAGIDQALWDIKGKALGVSVSDLLGGQVRDKIRVYSWIGGDRPADTARAAKEAVSRGFTAVKMNGTEELQFLDTFEKVDLALANVAAVRDAVGPNVGIGVDFHGRVHKPMAKVLMKELDPYKLMFIEEPVLSENYEALKELAPLTSTPIALGERLFSRWDFKRVLSEGYVDIIQPDASHAGGITETRKIANMAEAYDVALALHCPLGPIALAACLQLDAVCYNAFIQEQSLGIHYNESNDLLDYIKNPEVFDYDKGMVKIPNGPGLGIEINEEYVKERAAIGHRWRNPIWRHADGSFAEW, encoded by the coding sequence ATGAAAATCACCAAACTCACGACCTTCATCGTTCCACCGCGCTGGTGCTTCTTGAAAGTGGAAACCGATCAGGGTGTCACTGGCTGGGGCGAACCCGTGGTCGAGGGGCGTGCGCATACGGTTGCTGCGGCTGTTGAGGAACTGTCCGACTACCTGATCGGCAAAGACCCACGCAACATTGAAGACATCTGGACCGTGCTCTATCGCGGCGGCTTCTACCGGGGTGGCGCGATCCACATGAGCGCGTTGGCGGGTATCGATCAGGCGTTGTGGGACATCAAAGGCAAGGCACTCGGCGTGTCGGTCAGCGATCTGCTGGGCGGTCAGGTGCGCGACAAGATTCGTGTCTATTCGTGGATCGGCGGCGACCGTCCTGCCGATACCGCACGGGCGGCGAAAGAAGCCGTGTCCCGTGGTTTCACCGCCGTGAAGATGAACGGCACCGAAGAACTGCAATTCCTCGACACCTTCGAGAAGGTCGATCTGGCCCTGGCCAACGTCGCCGCCGTGCGTGATGCGGTCGGTCCGAACGTCGGCATCGGCGTCGACTTCCACGGTCGCGTGCACAAGCCGATGGCCAAAGTGCTGATGAAGGAACTGGACCCGTACAAGCTGATGTTCATCGAAGAGCCGGTGCTCAGCGAAAACTATGAGGCGCTGAAAGAGCTCGCGCCGCTGACCAGCACCCCGATTGCCCTGGGCGAGCGCCTGTTCTCGCGCTGGGACTTCAAGCGCGTGCTGAGCGAAGGCTACGTTGACATCATCCAGCCGGACGCCTCTCACGCAGGCGGCATCACCGAAACCCGAAAGATCGCCAACATGGCCGAGGCCTACGATGTGGCGCTGGCGCTGCATTGCCCGCTGGGTCCGATCGCGCTGGCGGCGTGCCTGCAACTGGACGCGGTCTGCTACAACGCGTTCATTCAAGAGCAGAGCCTGGGCATTCACTACAACGAGAGCAACGACCTGCTCGACTACATCAAGAACCCTGAAGTCTTCGACTACGACAAAGGCATGGTGAAGATCCCGAACGGGCCTGGCCTGGGGATCGAGATCAACGAGGAATACGTCAAGGAACGCGCGGCCATCGGCCACCGCTGGCGTAACCCGATCTGGCGCCATGCCGACGGCAGCTTTGCCGAGTGGTGA
- a CDS encoding IclR family transcriptional regulator translates to MQDSSDTTSETGKDTAPTGTQTLLRGLGVVQAVASGARDLKEIARLIGTTKSTTHRLASCLVEERYLRVLPQVGYLLGPKLIELGFQAREELPLAMLARPFLDELSALTGDTIHLAIRDGDEVLYLHKNPGRNGPEMRSRVGHRMPLARTGIGKALLLDSPESEWRRLYDLSVPEVARNPLWPAHQEQTWEQVRDRMHEYVKGGYAFDLEDNEPSIRCVAAPVRDASKHIVAGISIASTVPYMPLEKMAELVPVIKETAARLSAELGG, encoded by the coding sequence ATGCAAGATTCTTCCGACACCACGAGCGAGACGGGTAAAGACACGGCGCCGACCGGCACGCAAACGCTGTTGCGGGGGCTGGGCGTGGTGCAGGCGGTCGCCAGCGGCGCCCGGGACCTCAAGGAAATCGCACGGCTGATCGGGACGACAAAAAGTACGACGCACCGGCTGGCCAGCTGTCTGGTGGAGGAACGTTATCTTCGCGTCTTGCCACAAGTGGGCTATCTGCTCGGGCCGAAGCTGATCGAACTGGGTTTTCAGGCGCGTGAAGAGTTGCCGTTGGCGATGCTCGCGCGTCCCTTCCTTGATGAGTTGTCGGCGCTGACGGGTGATACCATCCATCTGGCGATTCGTGACGGGGACGAGGTGCTGTATCTGCACAAGAACCCCGGACGTAATGGTCCGGAGATGCGTTCACGGGTAGGCCACCGGATGCCGCTGGCGCGCACCGGCATTGGCAAGGCGCTGTTGCTGGACAGCCCGGAAAGCGAATGGCGCCGACTGTATGACCTGAGCGTGCCGGAAGTGGCGAGGAACCCGTTGTGGCCTGCGCATCAGGAGCAGACCTGGGAACAGGTGCGCGACCGGATGCACGAGTACGTGAAGGGCGGTTACGCGTTCGATCTTGAGGACAACGAGCCGTCGATCCGCTGTGTCGCCGCGCCGGTTCGCGATGCCAGCAAACACATCGTCGCGGGGATCAGCATCGCCAGCACAGTGCCGTACATGCCGCTGGAAAAGATGGCCGAGCTGGTGCCGGTGATCAAGGAGACGGCGGCGCGCTTGTCGGCGGAGTTGGGTGGGTAG
- a CDS encoding acyltransferase family protein, translating to MKRFLVLDSFRGLCAVALIVHHSHIERSITELTFFRNASQFVGFFFALSGFLIYRRYIGHLATPRQLGEFMITRTCRVVPLHVAVLLFFIGFECLKLVMERYGLSLNYPAFSGDRAPSEILPNLLLIQAWWPTFNALSFNYPSWFISVEFYLWVIFALILFSLPGLARKLFSLLCVLAFIALYKDFNLIPRNVLWGASCFFAGAITYRLYVRLHDSVPGPAFATVLEVGVLAAIYWVMTQGEPPLTIELGLLFCAAVLIFSYEAGLVSGLLRLRLFPALGKLWLSIYLTHAAVIFVLATVITLAAKFSGLSWLVDRPGETSGTMVRYLSTGTALNDNLLMLFVVIAVVVVSMLTHCYIEAPGIRFGKHWKRGTLFRRRKDDPPPEQV from the coding sequence ATGAAGCGATTTCTCGTGCTCGACAGCTTTCGCGGCCTGTGTGCCGTCGCGCTGATCGTTCATCACTCGCACATTGAGCGCAGCATCACGGAGCTGACGTTTTTCAGAAACGCCAGCCAGTTCGTGGGCTTCTTCTTCGCCTTGAGCGGTTTTCTGATTTACCGGCGCTACATCGGTCACCTGGCCACGCCTCGCCAACTGGGCGAGTTCATGATCACGCGAACCTGTCGCGTGGTGCCCTTGCACGTCGCCGTGCTGCTGTTTTTCATCGGGTTCGAGTGCCTGAAACTGGTGATGGAGCGATATGGCCTGTCGCTGAATTACCCGGCATTCAGCGGCGACCGCGCGCCGAGCGAGATCCTGCCTAATCTACTGCTGATCCAGGCCTGGTGGCCGACGTTCAATGCCCTGTCGTTCAACTACCCCTCTTGGTTCATCAGTGTCGAATTCTATCTGTGGGTGATCTTCGCGCTGATCCTGTTCTCCCTGCCGGGCCTGGCGCGAAAGCTGTTTTCACTGCTGTGCGTCCTGGCGTTCATCGCGCTGTACAAGGATTTCAACCTGATCCCGCGCAACGTGCTGTGGGGGGCTTCGTGTTTCTTTGCCGGCGCGATCACTTACCGCCTGTACGTGCGGCTACATGACTCGGTGCCGGGTCCGGCATTCGCCACGGTGCTGGAGGTGGGTGTGCTGGCAGCGATTTACTGGGTCATGACGCAGGGCGAACCGCCGCTGACCATCGAGCTTGGGCTGCTGTTCTGCGCGGCGGTGCTGATTTTTTCTTATGAGGCCGGATTGGTGTCCGGACTCCTGCGCCTGCGGTTGTTCCCGGCGCTGGGCAAGTTGTGGCTGTCCATTTACCTGACCCATGCGGCGGTGATATTCGTGCTGGCGACAGTCATCACGCTGGCGGCGAAGTTCAGCGGCCTGTCATGGCTGGTCGACCGGCCGGGCGAAACCAGCGGCACGATGGTGCGTTATCTGAGCACGGGGACTGCGCTGAACGATAACTTGCTGATGCTCTTTGTGGTCATCGCCGTGGTGGTGGTGTCGATGTTGACCCATTGCTACATCGAAGCGCCGGGGATCCGGTTTGGGAAGCACTGGAAACGCGGGACGTTGTTTCGTCGGCGTAAGGATGATCCGCCGCCGGAGCAGGTTTGA
- a CDS encoding 2-dehydro-3-deoxy-6-phosphogalactonate aldolase encodes MLKQALAQNGLVAILRGLRPEEAPAIGDVLYTAGFRVIEVPLNSPQPYDSIRLLRQSLPADCLIGAGTVLTPEQVRQVKEAGGQVIVMPHSDPEVLRAGKAEGLFLSPGVATPTEAFAALAEGADVLKMFPAEQMGPAVVKAWLAVLPAGTVLLPVGGITPDNMKVFLDAGVSGFGLGSGLFKPGLSAADVAERAKGYVAAWKQYRPNGK; translated from the coding sequence ATGCTCAAACAAGCCCTCGCGCAAAACGGTCTGGTCGCGATTCTGCGCGGCCTGCGCCCCGAAGAAGCCCCGGCGATCGGTGACGTCCTGTACACCGCCGGTTTTCGCGTCATTGAAGTTCCGCTCAATTCCCCTCAACCGTACGACAGCATCCGTCTGCTGCGTCAGAGCCTGCCCGCCGATTGCCTGATTGGCGCAGGCACCGTGCTGACCCCTGAGCAGGTGCGTCAGGTCAAAGAAGCCGGTGGACAGGTCATCGTGATGCCGCACAGTGACCCCGAAGTGCTGCGTGCCGGCAAGGCCGAGGGCCTGTTCCTGTCCCCAGGCGTGGCAACTCCGACAGAGGCCTTTGCCGCCCTGGCTGAAGGGGCCGATGTGCTGAAAATGTTCCCGGCCGAGCAAATGGGGCCGGCCGTGGTAAAGGCGTGGCTGGCTGTGTTGCCGGCGGGCACTGTGCTGCTACCGGTTGGCGGAATCACTCCGGACAACATGAAGGTTTTCCTGGACGCCGGTGTTTCAGGCTTTGGTCTGGGTTCGGGGCTGTTTAAGCCTGGCCTGAGCGCCGCAGACGTCGCCGAACGCGCGAAGGGCTATGTCGCCGCCTGGAAACAGTACCGCCCCAACGGCAAGTAA
- the leuC gene encoding 3-isopropylmalate dehydratase large subunit produces MAGKTLYDKLWDSHLVKQRDDGSALLYIDRHIIHEVTSPQAFEGLRLAGRKPWRIDANVATVDHNVPTTPDRKDGVDAIVDQVSRLQVKTLDDNCDEYGITEFKMNDVRQGIVHVIGPEQGATLPGMTVVCGDSHTSTHGAFGALAHGIGTSEVEHVLATQCLVAKKMKNMQVKVEGKLPFGVTAKDIVLAIIGKIGTAGGNGHAIEFAGSAIRDLSVEGRMTICNMSIEAGARVGLVATDEKTIAYVKGRPFSPKGEQWDMAVEAWKNLVSDDDAVFDTVVELDATQIKPQVSWGTSPEMVLAVDQHVPDPAKETDLVKRGSIERALKYMGLKANQAITDIQLDRVFIGSCTNSRIEDLRAAADIAKGRKVASTIKQAIVVPGSGLVKEQAEKEGLDKIFLEAGFEWREPGCSMCLAMNPDRLESGEHCASTSNRNFEGRQGAGGRTHLVSPAMAAAAAVNGRFVDVRTMSQQ; encoded by the coding sequence ATGGCCGGCAAAACGCTCTACGACAAGCTCTGGGATTCGCATTTGGTCAAACAGCGCGACGATGGTTCGGCGCTGCTGTATATCGACCGTCACATCATTCATGAAGTGACCTCACCACAGGCGTTTGAGGGCTTGCGCCTGGCTGGCCGCAAACCATGGCGCATTGACGCCAACGTCGCCACCGTTGACCACAACGTGCCGACCACCCCGGACCGTAAGGACGGCGTCGACGCCATCGTCGATCAGGTGTCGCGCCTGCAGGTCAAGACCCTGGACGACAACTGCGACGAATACGGCATCACCGAATTCAAGATGAACGACGTGCGTCAGGGCATCGTCCACGTCATCGGCCCGGAGCAGGGCGCAACCTTGCCTGGCATGACCGTGGTCTGCGGCGACTCTCACACCTCGACGCACGGCGCCTTCGGTGCGCTGGCCCACGGCATCGGCACCTCCGAGGTCGAGCATGTGCTCGCCACGCAGTGCCTGGTCGCCAAGAAAATGAAAAACATGCAGGTGAAGGTCGAAGGCAAGCTGCCGTTTGGCGTCACCGCCAAGGACATCGTCCTGGCGATCATCGGCAAGATCGGCACCGCCGGCGGTAACGGCCACGCCATCGAGTTCGCCGGCAGCGCGATTCGCGACCTGTCCGTTGAAGGCCGCATGACCATCTGCAACATGTCCATCGAGGCAGGCGCTCGTGTTGGTCTGGTGGCCACCGACGAAAAGACCATTGCCTACGTCAAGGGCCGTCCTTTCTCGCCAAAGGGCGAGCAGTGGGACATGGCTGTCGAGGCCTGGAAAAACCTGGTGTCGGACGATGATGCGGTGTTCGACACCGTGGTCGAGCTGGACGCCACCCAGATCAAACCGCAAGTGAGCTGGGGCACGTCGCCGGAAATGGTCCTTGCGGTCGATCAGCATGTTCCTGATCCTGCGAAAGAAACCGATCTGGTCAAACGTGGCTCGATCGAGCGCGCTTTGAAGTACATGGGCCTCAAGGCCAATCAGGCGATTACCGACATTCAGCTGGATCGCGTGTTCATCGGTTCGTGCACCAACTCGCGGATCGAAGACTTGCGTGCTGCCGCCGACATCGCCAAAGGCCGCAAAGTGGCCTCGACCATCAAGCAGGCGATTGTCGTCCCGGGTTCGGGTCTGGTGAAAGAGCAGGCAGAAAAAGAAGGCCTGGACAAAATCTTCCTCGAAGCCGGTTTCGAATGGCGTGAGCCAGGGTGCTCGATGTGTCTGGCGATGAACCCGGACCGTCTGGAAAGTGGCGAGCATTGCGCGTCCACTTCCAACCGTAACTTCGAAGGCCGTCAGGGTGCCGGTGGTCGTACTCACCTGGTCAGCCCGGCGATGGCAGCGGCGGCAGCGGTCAATGGCCGTTTCGTCGATGTCCGCACCATGAGCCAGCAATAA
- the asd gene encoding aspartate-semialdehyde dehydrogenase — protein MKRVGLVGWRGMVGSVLMQRMLEEQDFDLIEPVFFTTSNVGGQGPSVGKDIAPLKDAYSIDELKTLDVVLTCQGGDYTNEVFPKLREAGWQGYWIDAASALRMQDDAVIILDPVNRKVIDQQLDAGTKNYIGGNCTVSLMLMGLGGLFEAGLVEWMNVMTYQAASGAGAQNMRELIKQMGAINASVADELANPASAILDIDRKVAEAMRGESFPTENFGVPLAGSLIPWIDKELPNGQSREEWKGQAETNKILGRFKSPIPVDGICVRIGAMRCHSQALTIKLNKDVPIADIEGMISQHNPWVKLVPNNREASIQELSPTSVTGTLNIPVGRLRKLNMGSQYLGAFTVGDQLLWGAAEPLRRMLRILLER, from the coding sequence ATGAAACGTGTAGGTCTGGTCGGTTGGCGCGGTATGGTTGGTTCCGTGCTCATGCAGCGCATGCTGGAAGAGCAGGATTTCGATCTCATTGAGCCGGTTTTTTTCACCACCTCCAACGTCGGCGGACAAGGTCCGTCGGTGGGCAAGGACATTGCGCCGTTGAAGGATGCCTACAGCATCGACGAGCTCAAGACCCTGGACGTGGTACTGACCTGTCAGGGCGGCGACTACACCAACGAGGTGTTCCCGAAGCTGCGTGAAGCAGGCTGGCAGGGTTACTGGATCGATGCGGCGTCGGCCCTGCGCATGCAGGACGACGCGGTGATCATCCTCGATCCGGTCAACCGCAAGGTCATCGACCAGCAACTGGATGCCGGCACCAAGAACTACATCGGCGGTAACTGCACCGTCAGCCTGATGCTGATGGGGCTGGGCGGCTTGTTCGAAGCCGGTCTGGTCGAGTGGATGAACGTCATGACCTATCAAGCGGCCTCCGGTGCCGGCGCGCAGAACATGCGTGAGCTGATCAAGCAGATGGGCGCGATCAACGCCTCGGTTGCTGACGAACTGGCGAACCCTGCCAGCGCGATTCTGGACATCGACCGCAAAGTGGCCGAAGCCATGCGCGGCGAGAGCTTCCCGACCGAGAACTTCGGCGTGCCGCTGGCGGGCAGTCTGATTCCATGGATCGACAAGGAACTGCCGAACGGCCAGAGCCGTGAAGAGTGGAAAGGTCAGGCAGAGACCAACAAGATTCTGGGCCGCTTCAAAAGCCCGATCCCGGTCGACGGCATCTGCGTGCGCATCGGCGCCATGCGTTGCCACAGCCAGGCGCTGACCATCAAGCTGAACAAGGATGTGCCGATTGCCGACATCGAAGGCATGATCAGCCAGCACAACCCGTGGGTGAAGCTGGTGCCGAACAACCGTGAGGCGAGCATTCAGGAACTGAGCCCGACGTCGGTGACCGGCACGCTGAACATTCCGGTAGGGCGTCTGCGCAAGCTGAACATGGGTTCGCAGTATCTGGGCGCGTTTACAGTGGGTGACCAGTTGTTGTGGGGTGCCGCTGAGCCGTTGCGTCGTATGTTGCGGATTCTGCTGGAGCGTTGA
- the leuB gene encoding 3-isopropylmalate dehydrogenase → MSKQILILPGDGIGPEIMAEAVKVLELANEKYQLGFELSHDVIGGAAIDKHGVPLADETLDRARAADAVLLGAVGGPKWDAIERDIRPERGLLKIRSQLGLFANLRPAILYPQLADASSLKPEIVSGLDILIVRELTGGIYFGAPRGTRELENGERQSYDTLPYSESEIRRIARVGFDMARVRGKKLCSVDKANVLASSQLWREVVEQVAKDYPDVELSHMYVDNAAMQLVRAPKQFDVMVTDNMFGDILSDEASMLTGSIGMLPSASLDSNNKGMYEPCHGSAPDIAGKGVANPLATILSVSMMLRYSFNQHTAADAIEKAVSLVLDQGLRTGDIWSEGNAKVGTQEMGDAVVAALRNL, encoded by the coding sequence ATGAGCAAGCAGATTCTGATTCTCCCAGGTGATGGCATTGGTCCGGAAATCATGGCCGAAGCGGTCAAGGTGCTGGAACTGGCGAACGAGAAGTATCAGCTGGGCTTTGAACTGAGCCACGACGTCATTGGCGGCGCAGCCATCGACAAGCATGGCGTGCCGCTGGCCGACGAGACGCTGGACCGTGCCCGTGCTGCCGACGCCGTCCTGCTGGGCGCTGTGGGTGGACCGAAGTGGGACGCCATCGAGCGCGACATTCGCCCTGAGCGCGGCCTGCTGAAAATCCGTTCGCAACTGGGCCTGTTCGCCAACCTGCGTCCGGCGATCCTGTACCCGCAATTGGCCGACGCTTCGAGCCTCAAGCCTGAAATCGTCTCGGGCCTGGACATCCTCATCGTTCGCGAGCTGACCGGCGGTATCTACTTCGGCGCGCCACGCGGCACCCGCGAGCTGGAAAACGGCGAGCGTCAGTCTTACGATACCCTCCCGTACAGCGAGAGCGAGATCCGCCGCATCGCTCGCGTCGGTTTCGACATGGCCCGTGTACGCGGCAAGAAACTCTGCTCGGTGGACAAGGCCAACGTACTGGCGTCCAGCCAGCTGTGGCGCGAAGTGGTCGAGCAAGTGGCCAAGGACTACCCGGATGTCGAGCTGAGCCACATGTACGTGGACAACGCCGCCATGCAACTGGTCCGCGCGCCGAAGCAGTTCGACGTGATGGTCACCGACAACATGTTCGGCGACATCCTGTCCGACGAAGCCTCGATGCTCACCGGTTCCATTGGCATGCTGCCGTCGGCGTCGCTGGACTCGAACAACAAGGGCATGTACGAGCCTTGCCACGGGTCGGCGCCGGACATCGCGGGCAAGGGCGTGGCCAACCCGCTGGCCACCATCCTGTCGGTGTCGATGATGCTGCGTTACAGCTTCAATCAGCACACCGCAGCCGATGCCATTGAGAAGGCCGTCAGCCTGGTGCTGGACCAAGGCCTGCGCACCGGTGATATCTGGTCCGAAGGTAATGCCAAGGTCGGTACGCAGGAAATGGGTGACGCCGTAGTCGCCGCGCTGCGCAATCTGTAA
- the leuD gene encoding 3-isopropylmalate dehydratase small subunit: MKPFTQHTGLVAPLDRANVDTDQIIPKQFLKSIRRTGFGPNLFDEWRYLDVGQPYQDNSKRPVNPDFVLNHERYQGASVLLARENFGCGSSREHAPWALEEYGFRSIIAPSYADIFFNNSFKNGLLPIILSEAEVDELFKVVEANPGYQLKVDLQAQTVTREDGTVHTFEIDAFRKHCLLNGLDDIGLTLVDGDAIATFEAKHRASQPWLFRD; this comes from the coding sequence ATGAAGCCTTTTACTCAACACACAGGTTTGGTCGCTCCGCTGGATCGTGCCAACGTCGACACCGATCAGATCATTCCCAAGCAGTTCCTGAAGTCGATTCGTCGCACCGGTTTCGGTCCTAACCTGTTCGATGAATGGCGCTATCTGGATGTGGGTCAGCCATACCAGGACAACTCCAAGCGTCCGGTGAACCCTGATTTCGTGCTGAACCACGAACGTTATCAAGGCGCCAGCGTGCTGTTGGCCCGCGAAAACTTCGGTTGTGGCTCGAGCCGCGAGCACGCGCCGTGGGCGCTGGAAGAGTACGGTTTTCGCAGCATTATCGCGCCGAGCTACGCCGACATCTTCTTCAACAACAGCTTCAAGAACGGCCTGCTGCCGATCATCCTGAGCGAAGCAGAGGTCGACGAGCTGTTCAAGGTGGTCGAAGCGAACCCCGGTTATCAGCTGAAAGTGGACCTGCAGGCACAGACCGTGACCCGCGAAGACGGCACGGTACACACCTTTGAAATCGACGCGTTCCGCAAGCACTGCCTGCTCAACGGCCTGGACGACATCGGCCTGACCCTGGTGGATGGCGATGCAATCGCGACGTTCGAGGCCAAACACCGCGCTTCGCAGCCTTGGTTGTTTCGTGACTGA
- a CDS encoding MFS transporter has product MRTQTLPEARAITATPTRKRFFIMVLLFITVVINYLDRSNLSIAAPALTSELNIDPVHVGLVFSAFGWTYAAMQLPGGWLVDRVPPRILYTVALALWSIATIFLGFVGSFVGLFVLRMAVGALEAPAYPINSRVVTAWFPEKERATAVGFYTSGQFVGLAFLTPVLAWLQATFGWHMVFVATGGVGVIWAVIWYMVYREPRDFKGVNQGEIDLIKDGGGLVDIQTDTEKAKTGFRWKDLGIVLTQRKLWGIYLGQFCLNSTLWFFLTWFPTYLVKYRGMDFIKSGLLASLPFLAAFVSVLCSGFFSDWLIRRGHTVGFARKLPIIAGLLISTSIIGANYVESTPLVIAFLALAFFGNGLASITWSLVSTLAPARLLGLTGGTFNLIGNLAAIATPIVIGFLASGESFAPAITYIAVLALLGALSYILLVGKVERIELDNPR; this is encoded by the coding sequence ATGCGCACACAGACCTTGCCGGAGGCGCGGGCGATCACCGCCACGCCGACACGCAAACGCTTTTTCATCATGGTCCTGCTGTTCATCACCGTGGTGATCAACTACCTGGACCGTAGCAACCTGTCCATCGCCGCGCCCGCGCTGACCAGCGAGCTGAACATCGACCCGGTACACGTGGGCCTGGTGTTCTCGGCGTTCGGCTGGACCTACGCCGCCATGCAATTGCCCGGCGGTTGGCTGGTGGATCGCGTTCCGCCACGCATTCTCTACACCGTCGCGCTGGCCTTGTGGTCGATCGCGACCATCTTCCTCGGCTTCGTCGGCAGCTTCGTCGGCCTGTTCGTGCTGCGCATGGCGGTCGGCGCGCTGGAAGCACCGGCGTATCCGATCAACAGCCGCGTGGTCACCGCCTGGTTTCCGGAAAAGGAACGCGCCACTGCCGTCGGCTTCTACACCTCGGGCCAGTTCGTCGGCCTGGCGTTTCTGACCCCGGTCCTCGCCTGGTTGCAAGCCACGTTCGGCTGGCACATGGTGTTTGTCGCCACCGGCGGCGTGGGCGTGATCTGGGCGGTGATCTGGTACATGGTCTACCGCGAGCCGCGCGATTTCAAAGGCGTCAATCAAGGTGAAATCGATCTGATCAAGGACGGCGGCGGTCTGGTCGACATTCAGACCGACACCGAAAAAGCCAAGACCGGTTTCCGCTGGAAGGATCTGGGCATCGTCCTGACCCAACGTAAACTCTGGGGCATTTACCTCGGCCAGTTCTGCCTGAATTCGACGCTGTGGTTTTTCCTGACGTGGTTTCCGACCTATCTCGTGAAGTACCGCGGCATGGATTTCATCAAGTCGGGTCTGTTGGCGTCGTTGCCGTTTCTGGCGGCCTTCGTTAGCGTCCTGTGCTCAGGGTTCTTTTCCGACTGGTTGATCCGTCGCGGCCACACCGTGGGTTTTGCGCGCAAGCTGCCCATCATTGCCGGGCTGCTGATCTCCACGTCGATCATCGGCGCCAACTATGTGGAATCGACACCTCTGGTGATCGCGTTCCTGGCCCTGGCCTTTTTTGGCAATGGCCTGGCGTCGATCACTTGGTCGCTGGTGTCGACGCTGGCCCCGGCGCGTTTGCTGGGTCTGACCGGTGGCACCTTTAACCTGATCGGTAACCTGGCGGCCATTGCCACCCCGATCGTCATTGGCTTTCTGGCCTCAGGTGAGTCGTTCGCGCCCGCGATCACGTATATCGCTGTGTTGGCGTTGCTCGGAGCGCTTTCCTACATTCTGCTGGTGGGCAAGGTCGAGCGAATCGAGCTGGATAATCCGCGCTGA
- a CDS encoding 2-dehydro-3-deoxygalactonokinase: MQAQLIALDWGTTSLRAYRLGENGRVQEQRSLSAGIMQLPSTARRVAGQLCSDGFELAFDEACGDWLDAQPSLPVIACGMVGSAQGWREAVYQQTPASVAALSSALVTVRSVRGVNVHIVPGVLQRSELPNVMRGEETQVLGVLSALPAEEKARPLLIGLPGSHSKWVRAVDGRIVHFDTFMTGEVYAALSSHTILGRTMQRSDAFDVVAFDRGVAVAQSPEGAAGPLSTIFSCRTLGLTGALAGTAQPDYLSGLLIGHEIVALTQLLRQHETDLPSVILIGSGPLLERYQRALDANGFPQVTLAEQATERGLWQVAVQAGLISSTSAAAARPLHVEN; encoded by the coding sequence ATGCAGGCGCAATTGATCGCGCTCGATTGGGGAACGACCTCCCTTCGTGCGTATCGACTCGGCGAAAACGGCCGGGTACAGGAACAACGCTCGCTCAGCGCGGGCATCATGCAATTGCCTTCTACCGCTCGCAGGGTTGCCGGCCAGCTGTGCAGCGACGGTTTTGAGCTGGCATTCGATGAAGCCTGTGGCGATTGGCTCGACGCCCAGCCGAGCTTACCGGTCATCGCTTGCGGTATGGTCGGCAGCGCTCAAGGATGGCGGGAAGCGGTTTACCAGCAGACGCCAGCTAGCGTTGCGGCGCTGAGTTCTGCGCTGGTGACGGTGCGCAGCGTGCGCGGCGTCAATGTCCACATTGTTCCTGGCGTGCTGCAACGCTCCGAACTGCCCAATGTCATGCGCGGTGAAGAGACGCAGGTTCTGGGCGTTCTCAGTGCGTTGCCCGCCGAAGAAAAGGCCAGGCCACTGTTGATCGGGTTGCCCGGCAGCCACTCGAAGTGGGTGAGGGCGGTCGACGGTCGCATCGTTCATTTCGATACCTTCATGACCGGCGAGGTCTATGCCGCGCTGTCCAGTCACACCATCCTCGGCCGCACGATGCAGCGCAGCGATGCGTTCGACGTCGTTGCCTTCGACCGTGGTGTCGCCGTCGCGCAATCTCCGGAAGGCGCCGCAGGCCCGCTCTCGACCATATTCAGCTGTCGCACCCTCGGCCTTACCGGCGCCTTGGCCGGTACCGCGCAACCCGATTATCTGTCCGGTCTGCTGATCGGCCACGAAATCGTGGCGTTGACCCAGTTGCTGCGCCAGCACGAGACCGATCTGCCGTCGGTGATTCTGATCGGCAGCGGCCCGTTGCTGGAGCGCTATCAGCGCGCACTCGACGCCAATGGCTTCCCACAGGTGACGCTGGCCGAACAGGCCACCGAACGAGGCCTGTGGCAGGTCGCGGTCCAGGCCGGTCTGATTTCATCCACTTCTGCGGCCGCTGCCCGGCCCCTTCACGTAGAGAACTGA